One part of the Denticeps clupeoides chromosome 16, fDenClu1.1, whole genome shotgun sequence genome encodes these proteins:
- the lingo1b gene encoding leucine-rich repeat and immunoglobulin-like domain-containing nogo receptor-interacting protein 1-B isoform X3, with product MVAGEASGHNYLVACWQPILILMLGTVLSGSATGCPSRCDCNAQERSVVCHRRKLIALPEGIPIETRLLDLSKNRLKTINPEEFINYPHLEELQLNENTISVIEPGAFSNLYGLRTLGLRNNKLKLIQLGVFTGLSNLTQLDISENKIVILLDYMFQDLYNLKELEVGDNDLVFISSRAFHGLSSLEHLTMEKCNLTVVPTDALNHVHNLLSLKLRHLSISAIRDYAFRRLFRLQLLEIDHWPLLDTLTPKSLYGLNITTLTITNCNLTAIPYVAIRHLVYLRTLNLSFNPIHTIEGNKLHNLMRLQAFHLVGGNVVTIEPYSFRGLNYLRVLNVSSNILSTLEESVFHSVGNLETLALYGNPLACDCRLLWVFRRRWRLNFNRQQPKCASPEFVQGREFKDFPDVLPANYFTCQKSKIRERKALQKFVDEGTTVHFTCQAEGDPSPVILWLSPRKQFITTKATGRLTVSPDGTLEVRYAQIQDNGTYTCVASNAGGNDTRLAHLHVHSYSPNWPHQPNKTFAFISNQPNDSGANETGGMVPFPFDMKTLIIATTMGFISFLGVVLCCLVLLFLWSRGKGNAKPNIEIEYVPRKTEAGETSPTEGPRKINMKMM from the coding sequence ATGGTGGCTGGAGAGGCAAGTGGGCACAACTACCTGGTAGCATGCTGGCAGCCCATCCTGATACTGATGCTGGGCACAGTACTGTCGGGCTCTGCCACAGGCTGCCCATCTCGCTGTGACTGCAATGCCCAGGAGCGATCAGTTGTTTGCCATCGCAGGAAGCTGATAGCCCTCCCTGAGGGAATTCCCATTGAGACTCGACTCTTGGACCTCAGCAAAAATCGACTGAAAACCATCAATCCAGAGGAGTTTATTAACTACCCCCACCTTGAGGAGCTGCAGCTGAATGAAAACACAATCTCTGTTATTGAACCGGGAGCGTTCAGCAATCTTTATGGTTTGCGGACGTTAGGTCTACGGAACAACAAGCTCAAGCTGATTCAGTTGGGTGTGTTCACTGGATTAAGCAACCTAACCCAGCTGGACATCAGTGAAAACAAGATTGTCATCCTTTTAGACTATATGTTTCAGGACCTCTACAACCTGAAAGAGCTGGAGGTAGGAGACAATGATCTGGTCTTCATCTCCAGTCGGGCCTTTCATGGGCTCAGCAGCCTTGAGCATCTAACTATGGAGAAGTGCAACCTGACCGTAGTGCCAACAGATGCCCTCAACCATGTCCACAACTTGCTGTCCCTTAAACTGAGACATCTCAGCATCAGTGCAATTAGGGATTATGCTTTCCGAAGGTTGTTTCGTCTGCAGTTGTTAGAGATAGACCACTGGCCACTTTTAGATACCTTGACCCCCAAGTCCCTCTATGGTCTTAACATCACAACTTTGACTATCACTAACTGTAACCTCACAGCCATCCCTTATGTTGCCATTCGCCACTTAGTGTACCTCCGCACTCTGAACCTCTCTTTTAACCCCATTCACACAATAGAAGGAAATAAACTGCATAATCTGATGAGGCTTCAGGCATTCCACTTGGTAGGAGGCAATGTGGTTACAATCGAACCTTATTCATTCAGAGGGCTGAACTATCTTAGGGTTCTCAATGTGTCGAGCAATATCCTTAGCACTTTAGAGGAATCTGTCTTTCACTCTGTTGGAAACCTAGAGACTTTGGCACTCTATGGCAACCCTTTAGCATGTGATTGTCGCCTCTTGTGGGTTTTCCGTCGTCGCTGGCGGCTCAACTTTAACAGGCAGCAGCCAAAGTGCGCCTCACCGGAGTTTGTTCAGGGTCGAGAATTCAAAGACTTCCCCGATGTTCTCCCGGCCAATTATTTCACCTGCCAAAAGTCCAAGATACGGGAGCGAAAGGCCCTTCAGAAATTTGTAGATGAGGGAACCACAGTCCATTTCACATGCCAGGCAGAGGGGGATCCATCTCCTGTCATCCTGTGGCTGTCTCCACGGAAACAGTTCATCACCACCAAAGCCACTGGCCGACTTACTGTCTCCCCCGATGGCACACTGGAAGTGAGATATGCCCAGATCCAAGATAATGGTACATATACGTGTGTTGCCAGCAATGCCGGTGGCAATGACACCCGACTTGCTCATTTGCATGTGCACAGCTATTCACCCAACTGGCCTCATCAGCCGAATAAAACATTTGCCTTCATTTCTAACCAGCCCAATGACAGTGGAGCCAATGAGACCGGAGGAATGGTCCCTTTTCCATTCGATATGAAGACTCTAATCATTGCTACCACCATGGGATTTATCTCATTCCTCGGTGTTGTCCTCTGTTGTCTTGTTCTCCTTTTTCTTTGGAGCAGGGGAAAGGGCAATGCAAAGCCAAACATTGAGATTGAGTATGTGCCTCGCAAAACTGAGGCAGGAGAGACTAGTCCAACTGAGGGACCTCgcaaaataaacatgaaaatgatGTGA
- the lingo1b gene encoding leucine-rich repeat and immunoglobulin-like domain-containing nogo receptor-interacting protein 1-B isoform X1 codes for MTIVQVTSRMVAGEASGHNYLVACWQPILILMLGTVLSGSATGCPSRCDCNAQERSVVCHRRKLIALPEGIPIETRLLDLSKNRLKTINPEEFINYPHLEELQLNENTISVIEPGAFSNLYGLRTLGLRNNKLKLIQLGVFTGLSNLTQLDISENKIVILLDYMFQDLYNLKELEVGDNDLVFISSRAFHGLSSLEHLTMEKCNLTVVPTDALNHVHNLLSLKLRHLSISAIRDYAFRRLFRLQLLEIDHWPLLDTLTPKSLYGLNITTLTITNCNLTAIPYVAIRHLVYLRTLNLSFNPIHTIEGNKLHNLMRLQAFHLVGGNVVTIEPYSFRGLNYLRVLNVSSNILSTLEESVFHSVGNLETLALYGNPLACDCRLLWVFRRRWRLNFNRQQPKCASPEFVQGREFKDFPDVLPANYFTCQKSKIRERKALQKFVDEGTTVHFTCQAEGDPSPVILWLSPRKQFITTKATGRLTVSPDGTLEVRYAQIQDNGTYTCVASNAGGNDTRLAHLHVHSYSPNWPHQPNKTFAFISNQPNDSGANETGGMVPFPFDMKTLIIATTMGFISFLGVVLCCLVLLFLWSRGKGNAKPNIEIEYVPRKTEAGETSPTEGPRKINMKMM; via the coding sequence CAGGTGACCAGTAGGATGGTGGCTGGAGAGGCAAGTGGGCACAACTACCTGGTAGCATGCTGGCAGCCCATCCTGATACTGATGCTGGGCACAGTACTGTCGGGCTCTGCCACAGGCTGCCCATCTCGCTGTGACTGCAATGCCCAGGAGCGATCAGTTGTTTGCCATCGCAGGAAGCTGATAGCCCTCCCTGAGGGAATTCCCATTGAGACTCGACTCTTGGACCTCAGCAAAAATCGACTGAAAACCATCAATCCAGAGGAGTTTATTAACTACCCCCACCTTGAGGAGCTGCAGCTGAATGAAAACACAATCTCTGTTATTGAACCGGGAGCGTTCAGCAATCTTTATGGTTTGCGGACGTTAGGTCTACGGAACAACAAGCTCAAGCTGATTCAGTTGGGTGTGTTCACTGGATTAAGCAACCTAACCCAGCTGGACATCAGTGAAAACAAGATTGTCATCCTTTTAGACTATATGTTTCAGGACCTCTACAACCTGAAAGAGCTGGAGGTAGGAGACAATGATCTGGTCTTCATCTCCAGTCGGGCCTTTCATGGGCTCAGCAGCCTTGAGCATCTAACTATGGAGAAGTGCAACCTGACCGTAGTGCCAACAGATGCCCTCAACCATGTCCACAACTTGCTGTCCCTTAAACTGAGACATCTCAGCATCAGTGCAATTAGGGATTATGCTTTCCGAAGGTTGTTTCGTCTGCAGTTGTTAGAGATAGACCACTGGCCACTTTTAGATACCTTGACCCCCAAGTCCCTCTATGGTCTTAACATCACAACTTTGACTATCACTAACTGTAACCTCACAGCCATCCCTTATGTTGCCATTCGCCACTTAGTGTACCTCCGCACTCTGAACCTCTCTTTTAACCCCATTCACACAATAGAAGGAAATAAACTGCATAATCTGATGAGGCTTCAGGCATTCCACTTGGTAGGAGGCAATGTGGTTACAATCGAACCTTATTCATTCAGAGGGCTGAACTATCTTAGGGTTCTCAATGTGTCGAGCAATATCCTTAGCACTTTAGAGGAATCTGTCTTTCACTCTGTTGGAAACCTAGAGACTTTGGCACTCTATGGCAACCCTTTAGCATGTGATTGTCGCCTCTTGTGGGTTTTCCGTCGTCGCTGGCGGCTCAACTTTAACAGGCAGCAGCCAAAGTGCGCCTCACCGGAGTTTGTTCAGGGTCGAGAATTCAAAGACTTCCCCGATGTTCTCCCGGCCAATTATTTCACCTGCCAAAAGTCCAAGATACGGGAGCGAAAGGCCCTTCAGAAATTTGTAGATGAGGGAACCACAGTCCATTTCACATGCCAGGCAGAGGGGGATCCATCTCCTGTCATCCTGTGGCTGTCTCCACGGAAACAGTTCATCACCACCAAAGCCACTGGCCGACTTACTGTCTCCCCCGATGGCACACTGGAAGTGAGATATGCCCAGATCCAAGATAATGGTACATATACGTGTGTTGCCAGCAATGCCGGTGGCAATGACACCCGACTTGCTCATTTGCATGTGCACAGCTATTCACCCAACTGGCCTCATCAGCCGAATAAAACATTTGCCTTCATTTCTAACCAGCCCAATGACAGTGGAGCCAATGAGACCGGAGGAATGGTCCCTTTTCCATTCGATATGAAGACTCTAATCATTGCTACCACCATGGGATTTATCTCATTCCTCGGTGTTGTCCTCTGTTGTCTTGTTCTCCTTTTTCTTTGGAGCAGGGGAAAGGGCAATGCAAAGCCAAACATTGAGATTGAGTATGTGCCTCGCAAAACTGAGGCAGGAGAGACTAGTCCAACTGAGGGACCTCgcaaaataaacatgaaaatgatGTGA
- the LOC114766303 gene encoding interferon-induced transmembrane protein 5-like — MDNVTYYCSSDYTPLTSSKSTRKAAHSAIDVGHADKLPKDYLIWSLCNTLYVNFCCLGFLALIYSIKTRDQQVLGNVRAAAECSEKAKWYNILASGWNLMVPVLILGFLVLLVLYLRSTDGSFQIGGHGGFQSFLNLFRR; from the exons ATGGATAATGTCACTTACTACTGCTCCAGTGACTACACCCCACTGACCAGCAGCAAATCAACCCGCAAAGCTGCCCACTCCGCTATCGACGTGGGCCACGCTGACAAACTGCCCAAGGACTACTTGATTTGGTCCCTGTGCAACACTCTATATGTCAATTTCTGCTGCCTTGGATTCTTGGCTCTCATTTATTCAATAAAG ACACGGGACCAGCAGGTCTTGGGAAACGTACGGGCAGCGGCGGAATGCTCGGAGAAAGCCAAGTGGTACAACATCCTGGCATCAGGCTGGAATCTGATGGTGCCTGTCCTAATTCTGGGCTTCCTGGTGCTCCTCGTGCTCTACCTGAGAAGCACTGATGGATCGTTTCAGATTGGTGGACACGGTGGCTTTCAGAGCTTTCTGAACCTCTTCCGTAGGTGA
- the lingo1b gene encoding leucine-rich repeat and immunoglobulin-like domain-containing nogo receptor-interacting protein 1-B isoform X2, whose protein sequence is MTIVVTSRMVAGEASGHNYLVACWQPILILMLGTVLSGSATGCPSRCDCNAQERSVVCHRRKLIALPEGIPIETRLLDLSKNRLKTINPEEFINYPHLEELQLNENTISVIEPGAFSNLYGLRTLGLRNNKLKLIQLGVFTGLSNLTQLDISENKIVILLDYMFQDLYNLKELEVGDNDLVFISSRAFHGLSSLEHLTMEKCNLTVVPTDALNHVHNLLSLKLRHLSISAIRDYAFRRLFRLQLLEIDHWPLLDTLTPKSLYGLNITTLTITNCNLTAIPYVAIRHLVYLRTLNLSFNPIHTIEGNKLHNLMRLQAFHLVGGNVVTIEPYSFRGLNYLRVLNVSSNILSTLEESVFHSVGNLETLALYGNPLACDCRLLWVFRRRWRLNFNRQQPKCASPEFVQGREFKDFPDVLPANYFTCQKSKIRERKALQKFVDEGTTVHFTCQAEGDPSPVILWLSPRKQFITTKATGRLTVSPDGTLEVRYAQIQDNGTYTCVASNAGGNDTRLAHLHVHSYSPNWPHQPNKTFAFISNQPNDSGANETGGMVPFPFDMKTLIIATTMGFISFLGVVLCCLVLLFLWSRGKGNAKPNIEIEYVPRKTEAGETSPTEGPRKINMKMM, encoded by the coding sequence GTGACCAGTAGGATGGTGGCTGGAGAGGCAAGTGGGCACAACTACCTGGTAGCATGCTGGCAGCCCATCCTGATACTGATGCTGGGCACAGTACTGTCGGGCTCTGCCACAGGCTGCCCATCTCGCTGTGACTGCAATGCCCAGGAGCGATCAGTTGTTTGCCATCGCAGGAAGCTGATAGCCCTCCCTGAGGGAATTCCCATTGAGACTCGACTCTTGGACCTCAGCAAAAATCGACTGAAAACCATCAATCCAGAGGAGTTTATTAACTACCCCCACCTTGAGGAGCTGCAGCTGAATGAAAACACAATCTCTGTTATTGAACCGGGAGCGTTCAGCAATCTTTATGGTTTGCGGACGTTAGGTCTACGGAACAACAAGCTCAAGCTGATTCAGTTGGGTGTGTTCACTGGATTAAGCAACCTAACCCAGCTGGACATCAGTGAAAACAAGATTGTCATCCTTTTAGACTATATGTTTCAGGACCTCTACAACCTGAAAGAGCTGGAGGTAGGAGACAATGATCTGGTCTTCATCTCCAGTCGGGCCTTTCATGGGCTCAGCAGCCTTGAGCATCTAACTATGGAGAAGTGCAACCTGACCGTAGTGCCAACAGATGCCCTCAACCATGTCCACAACTTGCTGTCCCTTAAACTGAGACATCTCAGCATCAGTGCAATTAGGGATTATGCTTTCCGAAGGTTGTTTCGTCTGCAGTTGTTAGAGATAGACCACTGGCCACTTTTAGATACCTTGACCCCCAAGTCCCTCTATGGTCTTAACATCACAACTTTGACTATCACTAACTGTAACCTCACAGCCATCCCTTATGTTGCCATTCGCCACTTAGTGTACCTCCGCACTCTGAACCTCTCTTTTAACCCCATTCACACAATAGAAGGAAATAAACTGCATAATCTGATGAGGCTTCAGGCATTCCACTTGGTAGGAGGCAATGTGGTTACAATCGAACCTTATTCATTCAGAGGGCTGAACTATCTTAGGGTTCTCAATGTGTCGAGCAATATCCTTAGCACTTTAGAGGAATCTGTCTTTCACTCTGTTGGAAACCTAGAGACTTTGGCACTCTATGGCAACCCTTTAGCATGTGATTGTCGCCTCTTGTGGGTTTTCCGTCGTCGCTGGCGGCTCAACTTTAACAGGCAGCAGCCAAAGTGCGCCTCACCGGAGTTTGTTCAGGGTCGAGAATTCAAAGACTTCCCCGATGTTCTCCCGGCCAATTATTTCACCTGCCAAAAGTCCAAGATACGGGAGCGAAAGGCCCTTCAGAAATTTGTAGATGAGGGAACCACAGTCCATTTCACATGCCAGGCAGAGGGGGATCCATCTCCTGTCATCCTGTGGCTGTCTCCACGGAAACAGTTCATCACCACCAAAGCCACTGGCCGACTTACTGTCTCCCCCGATGGCACACTGGAAGTGAGATATGCCCAGATCCAAGATAATGGTACATATACGTGTGTTGCCAGCAATGCCGGTGGCAATGACACCCGACTTGCTCATTTGCATGTGCACAGCTATTCACCCAACTGGCCTCATCAGCCGAATAAAACATTTGCCTTCATTTCTAACCAGCCCAATGACAGTGGAGCCAATGAGACCGGAGGAATGGTCCCTTTTCCATTCGATATGAAGACTCTAATCATTGCTACCACCATGGGATTTATCTCATTCCTCGGTGTTGTCCTCTGTTGTCTTGTTCTCCTTTTTCTTTGGAGCAGGGGAAAGGGCAATGCAAAGCCAAACATTGAGATTGAGTATGTGCCTCGCAAAACTGAGGCAGGAGAGACTAGTCCAACTGAGGGACCTCgcaaaataaacatgaaaatgatGTGA